A part of Streptomyces sp. NBC_01451 genomic DNA contains:
- a CDS encoding ABC transporter ATP-binding protein, which translates to MYELKGVTKRYIRGKETVDALAGIDLTIADGDRLVIQGPTGGGKSTLLQMLGGLDRPTEGSIDLDGTDLAKLSESRLTKVRSENIGFVFQSFNLIPTLSAQENVETALVPLGVKGRERRERAAEALKSVGLGERLGHLPGEMSGGQQQRVAIARALVKQPKVLLADEPTGNLDESMRDEIMDVLETMWKELGLTFIMVTHDSAIAKKAPRLAVIRKGKITVKENAGS; encoded by the coding sequence ATGTACGAACTCAAGGGCGTAACCAAGCGCTACATCCGAGGCAAGGAAACCGTGGACGCCCTCGCGGGCATCGACCTCACCATCGCCGACGGCGACCGCCTCGTCATCCAGGGCCCCACCGGCGGCGGCAAGTCCACCCTTCTGCAAATGCTCGGCGGGCTCGACCGCCCCACCGAGGGCAGTATCGACCTCGACGGCACAGATCTCGCCAAACTGTCCGAGAGCCGCCTCACCAAAGTCCGCAGCGAGAACATCGGCTTCGTCTTCCAGAGCTTCAATCTCATTCCGACCCTGTCGGCCCAGGAAAACGTCGAGACCGCTCTCGTCCCGCTCGGAGTGAAGGGCCGGGAACGGCGCGAACGGGCCGCCGAGGCACTCAAGTCGGTGGGGCTCGGGGAGCGGCTCGGGCATCTGCCCGGGGAGATGTCCGGCGGTCAGCAGCAGCGCGTCGCCATCGCTCGTGCGCTGGTGAAGCAGCCGAAGGTGCTGCTCGCCGACGAGCCCACCGGGAACCTCGACGAGTCGATGCGCGACGAGATCATGGACGTACTCGAAACCATGTGGAAGGAGCTCGGGCTCACTTTCATCATGGTCACGCACGATTCGGCGATCGCGAAGAAAGCCCCGCGGCTGGCCGTCATCCGCAAGGGGAAGATCACCGTGAAGGAGAACGCCGGTTCGTAA
- a CDS encoding ABC transporter permease, whose amino-acid sequence MFFTYLRRELRRRRKAALVVASGLALGIALVIVVTSVSSGMSKAQDKVLESLYGLGTDMTVTKAAAAQTGTADTQRRRFQFDAQDNDSDAEQSSDRVMVQGFQTLAASTVTKVGTQQGVSDAVGGLSLQVIKVSGQFRQGQFQQDQQGSGGNQGGGRPGGDSTAAPQGRVEGGGAEFDVNNYSVYGTDVTKPALGPLTSSKITSGRTFTTSETDAKVVVVDASYAKEKKLKVGSTVTIKSVKYKAIGIATPDSGDAAANLYIPLKQAQTLSDSKDKVTTIYVQATDSQQIDAVKSTIQKNISGTTVTTSADLASTVSGSLSTASDLASNVGKWLSIAVLVAAFLVAGLLTSSAVSRRVREFGTLKALGWKSGRVTRQVVGEAVVNGLVGGALGIALGLAGAYVVTAISPELQAEVGSSGGNAGPGGGGFPGGGGFGRQAATKALTVALTAPVALSTITLAVGLAVAGGLIAGAFGGWRASRLRPADALRRVE is encoded by the coding sequence ATGTTCTTCACCTACCTGAGGCGCGAACTGCGCCGCCGTCGCAAAGCGGCACTCGTCGTCGCCTCCGGGCTCGCGCTCGGCATCGCCCTGGTCATCGTGGTCACCTCCGTGTCCTCGGGCATGTCGAAGGCGCAGGACAAGGTTCTCGAGTCGCTGTACGGACTCGGTACCGACATGACCGTCACCAAGGCCGCCGCGGCCCAGACCGGCACCGCCGACACCCAGCGCCGGCGCTTCCAGTTCGACGCGCAGGACAACGACTCCGACGCGGAGCAGAGCAGCGACCGGGTGATGGTCCAGGGCTTCCAGACCCTGGCCGCCTCCACGGTCACCAAGGTCGGTACGCAGCAGGGTGTTTCGGACGCCGTCGGCGGACTGAGCCTTCAAGTCATCAAGGTCAGCGGCCAGTTCCGCCAGGGCCAGTTCCAGCAGGACCAGCAGGGCAGCGGCGGCAACCAGGGCGGCGGACGCCCCGGCGGGGACTCGACGGCCGCTCCCCAGGGGCGCGTCGAAGGCGGCGGCGCCGAGTTCGACGTCAACAACTACTCGGTGTACGGCACCGACGTCACCAAGCCGGCCCTCGGCCCGCTGACCTCCTCGAAGATCACCAGCGGCCGTACCTTCACGACCTCCGAGACCGACGCCAAGGTCGTGGTCGTCGACGCCTCCTACGCCAAGGAGAAGAAGCTCAAGGTCGGCAGCACGGTCACCATCAAGAGCGTCAAGTACAAGGCCATCGGCATCGCCACCCCCGACAGCGGCGACGCGGCGGCCAACCTCTACATCCCGCTGAAGCAGGCCCAGACCCTCAGCGACTCCAAGGACAAGGTCACCACGATCTACGTCCAGGCGACCGACTCCCAGCAGATCGACGCGGTCAAGTCGACCATCCAGAAGAACATCTCGGGTACGACCGTCACCACGTCCGCCGATCTCGCCAGCACCGTCTCCGGGTCCCTGTCCACCGCGTCCGACCTGGCCTCCAACGTCGGCAAGTGGCTGTCCATCGCGGTGCTCGTCGCCGCCTTCCTGGTCGCGGGCCTGCTCACCTCCTCGGCCGTCTCCCGGCGGGTGCGCGAGTTCGGCACGCTGAAGGCGCTCGGCTGGAAGTCGGGCCGGGTCACCCGGCAGGTCGTCGGCGAGGCCGTCGTCAACGGGCTGGTGGGCGGCGCCCTCGGTATCGCGCTCGGCCTCGCCGGGGCGTACGTCGTCACCGCGATCAGCCCGGAACTCCAGGCTGAGGTGGGCAGTTCGGGCGGCAACGCCGGTCCCGGCGGAGGCGGCTTCCCCGGCGGTGGCGGCTTCGGCCGACAGGCCGCGACCAAGGCCCTGACGGTCGCGCTCACCGCGCCCGTCGCGCTCTCCACCATCACCCTCGCGGTCGGCCTCGCCGTCGCCGGCGGCCTGATCGCCGGTGCCTTCGGCGGCTGGCGCGCGTCCCGCCTGCGCCCGGCGGACGCGCTGAGGCGCGTCGAGTAG
- a CDS encoding L,D-transpeptidase has translation MEKRVMTDSRRRKGLMAASALLGGVLVLSACSGGDSDSASKGDSGTDTSQAKADEAAAEKASEAQIKITPGDGSNNASINNAAQVAVTKGTLTSVQMTTADGTAVAGEISADKTSWKPSAQLERATTYKVTAEAKDADGRAAHENASFTTVAAANSFVGYFTPEDGSTVGVGMPVSINFDKAITEKAAVQKAVTVTSTSGQEVVCHWFNDTRMDCRPDDYWQENSTVTLKLALDGVEGAKGVYGVQQKTVTFDIGRNQVSIVDAKTKTMKVMHNGTVIKTIPISAGSPENKTYEGKMVMSEKFKETRMNGATVGFTDDDGKGEYDIKDVPHAIRLTTSGTFVHGNYWSSDGTFGSANVSHGCVGLNDTKGANDKNSAGYWFYEHSIIGDVVDVRNTGDKTVDPANGLNGWNLNWADWKAGSAV, from the coding sequence ATGGAGAAGCGTGTGATGACGGACAGTAGGCGGCGCAAGGGTCTGATGGCCGCGTCCGCCCTGCTCGGTGGCGTGCTGGTGCTCTCTGCGTGCAGCGGAGGCGACAGCGACAGTGCCTCCAAGGGCGACAGCGGCACCGACACCTCGCAGGCCAAGGCCGACGAGGCGGCGGCGGAGAAGGCCTCCGAGGCCCAGATCAAGATCACACCCGGGGACGGTTCGAACAACGCCTCCATCAACAACGCCGCCCAGGTGGCGGTGACCAAGGGCACCCTCACGTCCGTGCAGATGACGACGGCGGACGGTACCGCCGTCGCCGGTGAGATATCTGCCGACAAGACCAGCTGGAAGCCGAGCGCCCAGCTCGAGCGCGCCACCACCTACAAGGTGACGGCGGAGGCCAAGGACGCCGACGGCCGCGCCGCGCACGAGAACGCCTCGTTCACGACGGTCGCCGCCGCGAACAGCTTCGTCGGCTACTTCACCCCCGAGGACGGCTCGACCGTCGGTGTGGGCATGCCCGTGTCGATCAACTTCGACAAGGCGATCACCGAGAAGGCGGCCGTGCAGAAGGCCGTCACGGTCACCTCGACCAGCGGGCAGGAAGTCGTCTGCCACTGGTTCAACGACACCCGCATGGACTGCCGCCCCGACGACTACTGGCAGGAGAACTCCACCGTCACGCTGAAGCTGGCGCTCGACGGCGTGGAGGGCGCGAAGGGCGTCTACGGCGTGCAGCAGAAGACGGTCACCTTCGACATCGGCCGCAACCAGGTCTCCATCGTCGACGCCAAGACGAAGACGATGAAGGTCATGCACAACGGCACGGTCATCAAGACCATCCCGATCTCCGCCGGTTCGCCCGAGAACAAGACGTACGAGGGCAAGATGGTGATGTCGGAGAAGTTCAAGGAGACGCGCATGAACGGCGCGACCGTGGGCTTCACCGACGACGACGGCAAGGGCGAGTACGACATCAAGGACGTGCCGCACGCCATCCGGCTGACCACCTCCGGCACCTTCGTGCACGGCAACTACTGGAGCTCCGACGGCACCTTCGGCAGCGCCAACGTCAGCCACGGCTGCGTCGGCCTGAACGACACCAAGGGCGCCAACGACAAGAACTCCGCGGGCTACTGGTTCTACGAGCACTCGATCATCGGTGACGTCGTCGACGTCCGGAACACCGGCGACAAGACCGTCGACCCGGCCAACGGCCTCAACGGCTGGAACCTGAACTGGGCGGACTGGAAGGCGGGTTCGGCGGTCTGA
- a CDS encoding cell wall protein — protein sequence MSSARRSLLTATAAGTLLGALWFVPSANATAEQPVQQRHRADTSMSTMSEQTRQISTTGTAKSAGTSTGLRTSTSTTATTATAATTSDSAADGTRLADTGSFDTTPYVVGGTFSLALGAGFVVYSLRRERLGF from the coding sequence GTGTCATCCGCACGTCGATCGTTGTTGACCGCCACCGCCGCGGGCACCCTGCTGGGTGCCCTGTGGTTCGTCCCGTCCGCCAACGCGACGGCCGAGCAGCCGGTGCAGCAGCGACACAGAGCGGACACGTCCATGTCCACGATGTCGGAACAGACCCGGCAGATCTCCACAACGGGCACCGCGAAGAGTGCGGGCACGAGCACGGGCCTGAGGACGAGCACGAGTACGACCGCCACCACGGCCACGGCCGCCACGACCTCGGACTCGGCCGCCGACGGCACCCGCCTCGCCGACACCGGCAGCTTCGACACCACGCCGTACGTCGTCGGGGGCACCTTCAGCCTCGCTCTGGGCGCCGGGTTCGTGGTGTATTCGCTGCGACGGGAACGTCTGGGGTTCTGA
- the hutH gene encoding histidine ammonia-lyase, protein MHTVVVGTSGTSAADVLAVARGGARIELSGEAVAALSKARGIIDALAAKPEPVYGVSTGFGALASRHISPELRAQLQRNIVRSHAAGMGPRVEREVVRALMFLRLKTVCSGHTGVRPEVAQTMADVLNAGITPVVHEYGSLGCSGDLAPLSHCALTLMGEGDAEGPDGVVRPAAELLAEHGIVPVELREKEGLALLNGTDGMLGMLIMALADLDTLYKSADITAALSLEALLGTEKVLAPELHAIRPHPGQAASAANMLAVLKDSELTGHHQDGAPRVQDAYSVRCAPQVAGAGRDTMAHARLVAERELASSVDNPVVLPDGRVESNGNFHGAPVAYVLDFLAIAAADLGSIAERRTDRLLDKNRSHGLPPFLADDAGVDSGLMIAQYTQAALVSELKRLAVPASADSIPSSAMQEDHVSMGWSAARKLRTAVDNLARIIAVELYAATRAIELREGLTPAPASRAVIDAVRAAGVEGPGPDRFLAPDLAAADAFVRSGRLVAAVEPVTGPLR, encoded by the coding sequence ATGCACACTGTGGTGGTGGGGACGTCCGGGACGTCCGCGGCCGACGTGCTCGCCGTCGCGCGCGGCGGGGCCCGGATCGAGCTGTCCGGGGAGGCCGTCGCCGCTCTCTCGAAGGCCCGCGGGATCATCGACGCCCTGGCCGCCAAGCCCGAGCCCGTGTACGGCGTGAGCACCGGGTTCGGCGCCCTCGCGAGCCGGCACATCAGCCCCGAACTACGGGCCCAGCTCCAGCGCAACATCGTCCGCTCGCACGCCGCCGGCATGGGACCGCGGGTCGAGCGCGAGGTCGTACGGGCGCTGATGTTCCTGCGGCTCAAGACCGTCTGCTCGGGGCACACGGGCGTGCGGCCCGAGGTCGCGCAGACCATGGCCGACGTGCTCAACGCCGGGATCACCCCGGTCGTCCACGAGTACGGCTCCCTCGGCTGCTCCGGCGACCTCGCGCCCCTCTCCCACTGCGCCCTCACGCTCATGGGCGAGGGCGACGCCGAAGGGCCGGACGGCGTCGTACGGCCGGCCGCCGAACTCCTGGCCGAGCACGGCATCGTCCCCGTCGAGCTGCGCGAGAAGGAGGGCCTGGCCCTCCTCAACGGCACCGACGGCATGCTCGGCATGCTGATCATGGCCCTCGCCGACCTCGACACCCTCTACAAGTCCGCCGACATCACCGCCGCACTCTCCCTGGAAGCGCTCCTCGGCACCGAGAAGGTGCTCGCGCCCGAGCTGCACGCCATCCGGCCGCACCCGGGGCAGGCGGCCAGCGCGGCCAACATGCTCGCCGTGCTGAAGGACTCTGAGCTCACCGGGCATCACCAGGACGGCGCGCCGCGCGTCCAGGACGCCTACTCCGTGCGCTGCGCCCCGCAGGTCGCCGGCGCCGGGCGCGACACCATGGCGCACGCGCGGCTCGTCGCCGAGCGGGAACTCGCCTCGTCCGTCGACAATCCCGTCGTCCTGCCCGACGGGCGGGTCGAGTCCAACGGGAACTTCCACGGCGCTCCGGTCGCCTACGTCCTCGACTTCCTCGCCATCGCCGCCGCCGACCTCGGGTCCATCGCCGAGCGGCGCACGGACCGCCTCCTCGACAAGAACCGCTCGCACGGGCTGCCGCCGTTCCTCGCGGACGACGCCGGTGTGGACAGCGGTCTGATGATCGCCCAGTACACGCAGGCCGCCCTGGTCAGCGAGTTGAAGCGGCTCGCCGTGCCTGCCTCGGCGGACTCGATTCCCTCCTCCGCGATGCAGGAGGACCATGTGTCGATGGGCTGGTCGGCGGCGCGCAAGCTCCGTACGGCCGTCGACAACCTCGCCCGGATCATCGCCGTCGAGCTGTACGCGGCCACGCGTGCCATCGAGCTGCGGGAGGGGCTGACGCCCGCGCCCGCGTCCCGGGCCGTCATCGACGCCGTACGGGCGGCGGGTGTCGAGGGGCCCGGACCCGACCGGTTCCTGGCGCCCGACCTCGCCGCGGCGGACGCGTTCGTGCGGAGCGGCCGGCTGGTCGCGGCGGTGGAACCGGTGACGGGGCCGTTGCGGTGA
- a CDS encoding GGDEF domain-containing protein, producing MGEESRLHAVVTLAQGMAAAQSPRESWRAAALGARHALAGNFAALSVWERELGRLRVLVNVGERAADEEEFPEGEAYPVHQFPEITEFLHERWAGGGGPNAWVETAEGPARGSSAGRAGYCHQRVAALRRRGRGCCVVAPVVLHGRAWGELYVARPVGAPVFGRADADFATVLASVVAAGIAQTERLEEARRLAFTDALTGLANRRAVDAHLDEAIERHRREGVVVSLVVCDLNGLKRVNDTLGHAVGDRLLERFGSVLSLCGAMLPGALAARLGGDEFCLLVVGAPADDVVRAGAELCRRAAELELGEGVACGIASTGDGIGPVRTARRLFRLADAAQYRAKAVHADRPVVAGREGPDDPVVRLAEEPSGEGVVERRRFRGRRA from the coding sequence ATGGGTGAGGAAAGCCGGCTCCACGCCGTCGTGACACTCGCGCAGGGGATGGCCGCGGCGCAGAGCCCCCGCGAGTCCTGGCGTGCCGCCGCGCTCGGTGCCCGTCATGCCCTGGCCGGGAACTTCGCCGCTCTGTCGGTGTGGGAGCGGGAGCTGGGGCGGCTGCGGGTCCTGGTGAACGTGGGGGAGCGGGCCGCCGACGAGGAGGAGTTCCCGGAGGGCGAGGCCTACCCCGTGCACCAGTTCCCGGAGATCACCGAGTTCCTGCACGAGCGATGGGCGGGCGGCGGTGGGCCCAACGCCTGGGTCGAGACCGCCGAGGGGCCCGCGCGCGGGTCGTCGGCCGGCCGCGCCGGGTACTGCCATCAGCGGGTCGCCGCCCTGCGGCGCAGGGGGCGCGGCTGCTGTGTCGTCGCCCCCGTCGTGCTGCACGGCCGGGCCTGGGGCGAGCTGTACGTCGCCCGGCCCGTCGGTGCCCCCGTCTTCGGCCGCGCCGACGCCGACTTCGCCACCGTCCTGGCCTCCGTCGTCGCCGCCGGGATCGCCCAGACCGAGCGGCTGGAGGAGGCCCGGCGGCTCGCTTTCACCGACGCGCTCACCGGGCTCGCCAACCGTCGTGCCGTGGACGCCCATCTCGACGAGGCGATCGAGCGGCACCGGCGGGAGGGGGTCGTGGTCAGCCTCGTCGTCTGCGACCTGAACGGACTCAAACGCGTCAACGACACCCTGGGGCACGCGGTCGGCGACCGGCTCCTCGAACGGTTCGGGTCGGTGCTGTCGCTGTGCGGGGCCATGCTGCCCGGCGCCCTCGCCGCGCGTCTCGGCGGTGACGAGTTCTGCCTGCTGGTGGTCGGCGCGCCCGCGGACGACGTGGTCCGGGCGGGTGCCGAACTGTGCCGTCGTGCCGCCGAGTTGGAGCTGGGGGAGGGGGTCGCGTGCGGGATCGCGTCCACCGGTGACGGGATCGGGCCGGTGCGGACGGCTCGCCGGTTGTTCCGGCTCGCCGATGCGGCGCAGTACCGGGCGAAGGCGGTGCACGCGGACCGGCCGGTGGTCGCGGGGCGTGAGGGTCCCGACGACCCGGTCGTCCGGCTCGCCGAGGAGCCCTCCGGGGAGGGGGTTGTCGAGCGGCGGCGGTTCCGGGGGCGTCGGGCGTGA
- a CDS encoding enoyl-CoA hydratase/isomerase family protein gives MGEGRSEERSEGRPEERFGEFVVVRRHGFVAELVLDRPKAMNAVSSAMARSVVGACAALAADRDVRAVVLSSTHERAFCVGADLKERNSMSDAELVRQRPVARGAYTGVLDLPMPTVAAVHGFALGGGFELALSCDLIVADSTAVVGLPEVSVGVIPGGGGTQLLPRRVGAARAAELIFTARRVEAGEARELGLVDVLVEEGRDRAEALALASRIAANSPVGVRAAKRALRVGFGLDLRAGLEVEDAAWRSVAFSGDRAEGVAAFAEKRAPVWPGE, from the coding sequence ATGGGCGAGGGACGGTCCGAGGAGCGGTCCGAGGGGCGGCCGGAGGAGCGGTTCGGGGAGTTCGTCGTCGTGCGGCGGCACGGGTTCGTCGCCGAGCTGGTCCTCGATCGGCCGAAGGCCATGAACGCGGTCTCCTCCGCCATGGCCCGGTCCGTCGTCGGCGCGTGTGCCGCGCTGGCCGCCGACCGTGACGTACGCGCGGTGGTGCTCAGCTCCACCCATGAGCGGGCGTTCTGTGTCGGGGCCGACCTCAAGGAGCGGAACTCGATGTCGGACGCCGAACTGGTCCGGCAGCGGCCGGTGGCCCGGGGCGCCTACACCGGCGTACTGGACCTGCCGATGCCGACGGTCGCCGCGGTGCACGGGTTCGCGCTGGGGGGCGGGTTCGAGCTGGCGCTGTCCTGCGATCTGATCGTGGCCGACTCCACGGCGGTGGTGGGGTTGCCCGAGGTCTCCGTGGGCGTGATTCCGGGAGGCGGCGGCACACAGTTGCTGCCCCGCCGGGTGGGCGCGGCGCGGGCCGCCGAGCTGATCTTCACCGCGCGGCGCGTGGAGGCGGGCGAGGCGCGGGAGCTGGGGCTGGTGGACGTACTGGTGGAGGAGGGCCGCGACCGGGCGGAGGCGCTGGCGCTGGCGTCCCGGATCGCCGCGAACTCCCCGGTGGGGGTACGGGCGGCCAAGCGGGCGTTGCGGGTGGGGTTCGGGCTCGATCTGCGGGCGGGGCTTGAGGTGGAGGACGCCGCGTGGCGTTCTGTCGCCTTTTCGGGTGATCGGGCGGAGGGGGTCGCGGCCTTCGCCGAGAAGAGGGCGCCCGTCTGGCCGGGGGAGTAG